A portion of the Corynebacterium ammoniagenes DSM 20306 genome contains these proteins:
- the alr gene encoding alanine racemase — protein MSLLSTRINLDAISHNVHKLKELVGPDVRLMCVVKADAYGHGVEKVAPVMLKAGADVLGCATVDEAVALRSMGIDAPLVAWMWEPEQDLSDALSSNIVIGVPSLQHAQVLVDIEVPVKVAIKVETGMHRNGVDRAQWAEVFALLNDAPHIEVTGLMSHLACADEPDNPHTDVQAEEFRAAIAQAREAGLECPINHLANSPATLTRPDLHFDQVRVGLACYGLEPVAGLDHELQPAMTWAANIINVKPIKKGESSCYGLTWTAPADGYLAVLPVGYADGLPRSIQGSLQVTIGGKSYPHVGRVSMDQIVIDLGDNPFGVRADDEAIIFGEGGHSATELADAAGTINYEIICRPTGRTKRIYEGGIDL, from the coding sequence ATGTCGCTACTTTCCACTCGAATCAACTTGGATGCCATCTCCCACAATGTGCACAAACTCAAGGAGTTAGTAGGCCCCGACGTTCGCCTGATGTGCGTGGTCAAGGCCGATGCCTACGGCCACGGCGTGGAGAAAGTCGCCCCGGTCATGCTCAAAGCCGGGGCAGACGTGCTGGGCTGCGCCACGGTGGATGAGGCAGTAGCGCTGCGCTCGATGGGCATCGACGCGCCGTTGGTGGCGTGGATGTGGGAGCCTGAGCAGGATTTATCGGATGCGCTCAGCTCCAATATCGTCATCGGCGTGCCGTCGCTGCAGCACGCACAGGTGCTCGTGGATATTGAAGTGCCCGTCAAAGTAGCCATCAAGGTTGAGACCGGGATGCATCGTAATGGGGTAGACCGCGCGCAGTGGGCTGAGGTTTTCGCATTGCTTAACGATGCCCCCCATATCGAAGTCACCGGCCTGATGTCCCACTTGGCGTGCGCCGATGAACCCGATAATCCGCATACGGATGTCCAGGCAGAAGAATTTCGCGCCGCTATTGCGCAGGCACGCGAGGCCGGTTTGGAATGCCCCATCAATCACTTGGCTAATTCCCCGGCGACGCTCACTCGTCCGGATCTGCACTTTGACCAGGTCCGGGTCGGGCTGGCCTGTTATGGCCTGGAGCCGGTGGCCGGACTCGACCACGAATTGCAGCCAGCGATGACCTGGGCGGCAAATATCATCAACGTCAAGCCCATTAAAAAGGGCGAATCCTCCTGCTACGGGCTGACCTGGACCGCACCCGCCGATGGATATTTAGCCGTACTTCCCGTCGGCTACGCCGATGGCTTGCCACGATCGATTCAAGGCTCTTTGCAGGTCACCATCGGCGGCAAGTCCTATCCACACGTTGGGCGCGTATCCATGGACCAGATTGTCATCGACTTAGGCGATAACCCCTTCGGGGTACGCGCGGATGATGAGGCCATCATCTTCGGCGAAGGCGGCCACAGCGCCACCGAGCTTGCCGATGCCGCCGGCACCATCAACTATGAAATCATCTGCCGTCCCACCGGGCGCACCAAACGAATCTACGAAGGCGGAATCGACCTATGA
- the tsaE gene encoding tRNA (adenosine(37)-N6)-threonylcarbamoyltransferase complex ATPase subunit type 1 TsaE gives MSLSSHGRVECATASETQAFGEELGRSLAFGDVVILDGPLGAGKTTLTQGIARGMQVKGRVTSPTFVIAREHRSLVDGPALVHVDAYRLLGEGTGNTADPLGELDALDLDTDLDNAVVVAEWGGGLVEQITERYLLVTLDRESALEDDPDSHARVITWRWSSS, from the coding sequence ATGAGTCTGTCCTCCCACGGTCGCGTGGAGTGCGCCACCGCGTCCGAGACTCAAGCTTTCGGCGAAGAACTCGGTCGCAGCCTCGCCTTTGGTGATGTAGTGATCCTCGATGGCCCGCTCGGGGCGGGCAAGACCACCTTGACCCAGGGCATCGCGCGCGGGATGCAGGTCAAAGGGCGCGTGACCTCGCCGACGTTTGTCATCGCGCGCGAGCATCGCTCGCTTGTCGATGGCCCCGCGCTCGTACACGTCGATGCCTACCGCCTACTCGGCGAAGGCACCGGTAACACCGCTGACCCTTTAGGCGAATTAGATGCCTTGGATTTAGATACGGACCTAGATAATGCCGTGGTCGTGGCCGAATGGGGCGGGGGATTGGTAGAGCAAATCACCGAACGTTATTTGCTGGTCACCTTAGACCGCGAGTCCGCGTTGGAAGACGACCCGGATTCTCACGCTCGGGTCATCACCTGGCGCTGGAGCTCCAGCTAA